The following DNA comes from Macadamia integrifolia cultivar HAES 741 unplaced genomic scaffold, SCU_Mint_v3 scaffold2467, whole genome shotgun sequence.
ttttcacaCTTCTGAAGTGTCaaacaatctggccatagtacCCCTACACAGGGGTGTCTAAGTAATTAAcccattttacaaaaataataataatattaataataagtaacccatttattaaataatgaTGTAAGGGCACACGAAAGCAATGGTCTGAAATTAAGAAGCCCATACAGTTAAGAAGAAGATTGACTTGACACTCACACAACATTAACCTTGTTTTCTAGTTTTAATCTCATTAGACTGTTtggttttattgatttttcaatAATATGATGTAATGGCACACGCAAGCATCACAATAATATATACATGGTTTTTACAGAATCACATTATAAATGGGCTACTACGCCTAAGCATATCTGTGCAATTAGCAACTAGAATAAAATTTTGCCCagacttttttttctctatttcatCACTTTCATCATCGAACATGACAGGCACCAACACAAACTCTGCATCAAAGAGGTAACTGATTTAGCTCCTTTAGGATTTCTAACCAGACCCATTAAATGTCACCACCAGTTATCCTAACCAAGTGTTTTGTTGCAGATTGGCAGTTGTTACGGGGGCCAATAAGGGGATTGGATTGGAGATATGTCGCCAGTTAGCCTCCAACGGTGTAGCAGTGGTTTTGACAGCCAGAGATGAGAACAGAGGTGTTGAAGCTGTTGAGAAGCTCAAAGGGTCTGGACTATCTGATGTGGTTTTTCATCAACTGGAAGTGACGGACCCTGCTAGTATCGCTTCCCTTGCTCTCTTCATCAAAACCCAGTTTGGAAAGCTTGATATCTTGGTAACTTTGGAGTTCCATATTTTAATCTGTGTCGTTATAgagaattccatcaaaatctagTTGCAGAAAATCCTGGCATCTTGATTAGATTGATTAAATGATTTAAGCTGAAATTTGTTGTAGGTGAACAACGCAGGTGTCAATGGAGCCATATTTGATGATGCTGGTCTCGCAGCAATAATGGCAGTGGGTGATTCTGTAAGACTCTTCAGAATAACTTTTTTAATCTTAATAGGAAAGGATTAAAACTTACGCTGAAATTCTTCTACTCATGTAGCAAGAAGTTAGGGCAGCTAAATTTAAGCAACTGGCAAGGCAAACTTGTGAGACGGGCCTGGAATGTCTACAAGTGAACTACTATGGCACCAAAAAAGTGACTGAagcacttcttcctctccttcagtTATCGGATTCGCCAAGAATTGTGaatgtttcttcttctcaagGGAAGCTACAGGTACTGGTATCGAACCTGATCTTGTAAAGATGTTGGTAGATATACCTTAGAACTTGCTCCATCTGGGTTTGAGGATTGGTGAaacaaatcttttgatttgtggATGGAAAAGCTCTTAATAtgaaaataagaaggaaaaaaaaaaaacctttgccTTTTCGCTCAATCATTTGAAttccattttctttaacttgtgATGTAGTTTAGTTCAAGTAGTTTTTGTTTGTGAATTGATAAAATAGGATATAGATCACTCTGCTACATGGAGTGGTGTTGTGCTCATCTGAAAATTGATAGATGGGAAGTTACTCAAAAGAAGCAAAGAGGCTGTATGTCAAATTGGGTGGCTTATTTCAATCATATGCCTGTCATGTATGAgttatttctcttgtttttcaaTTCTCGTTATTCAGCTCTTTTGCTTCAAACAGAATAGGACTTCCTATGGCAGTTCGATTAGTTGGTAAAGTATGTAGATCTTATGCTACGGAATCTCGGTCTGCAACCCATTCCATGATTTGGATTTCCCACTTCCAGTGTTTTGCAGGGATTGGAGTCCTTTCAACTATGAGCTTGAAACCTTGACTTACCATTAATTTGTAATGATCTTCACATTGGACTGTCTCCTTTCAACTATGAGCTTGAAACCTTGACTAACCATTAATTTGTAATGATCTTCACATTAGACTGTGTACTATCTATTAATACCTTTTACATGAATCTGGATTACCAATGGCCAAGACTGATCCAACGCTACTACCTGAAATTTTGACCATTTGCACTTGCAAGGAATTTGAGTTGTGACCCCTTCAGTCTTGGGGTTGGCTTCACAGTTCTATTCTGCCATTTAAGCACTATTCAAAAAGGACAACCCGATAATATGAGTTGATATGGACATTTATCCTTGTTAGTTTAGTTGACACCAATTTCTTTAATTCTATTGTTGCAGAGAATCTCACACACCTGGGTTAAAGAAGTGCTAAGTGATATAGATGGTCTCACAGAAGAGAGAGTGGATGAGGCACTGACCAAGTATCTAAAGGATTTCAGGGAGGGTTTAATAGATACTCAAGGCTGGCCTGCCTATAGTATATCCAAAGCAGCTTTGAATACCTACACAAGGATTCTATCAAAAAAGTTGCCCAAATTCCGGATAAATTGTGTTGGCCCGGGTTTTGTTAAGACTGACCTTAACTGCAACACAGGAGAATTTACTGTTGAAGAAGGTGCAGCAGGTCCTGTAAAGTTGGCTTTGTTGACTGATGATGGCCCTTCTGGGCTATTCTTTTATCAGAAGGAAGTGTCTTCTTTCTGATTGAATATTGTtcaggataatttttttttttcttttctttttttcctggttGGGGGAATAGGATGAAGATCATCTTCTTTTGGTTGAATGATGTTCTAGACCATCTTCCTGGGAGAGAATAAAGATGGAATTGCCTTGTCTCGATACATAGTTCTTTGCTTCTATGTATTATCTCTCTAatgatgaaaaaatattggCACTGAAGAatcaaataattttgatttgattttgttatTAAATTCTTAGTTTGCTTGGTTAGATTAGTTTACAAATGTAGTCTTTATTTATTCAAATAGATTTTGCTTCCCATTAAGCTTCAATTGGAAAACTGAAAAACACAGTACTAGTTTACTTTTTGCTTCAATTCGAGATTTTGAGGTCAGACAACACTTCTTAATCTCAGTTTTCAAAGACAGATAGAAGCATTTGAAGGAAAGGAGGCTCTGAAAGTGCCACTATTTGGCATTAACTGGGAAATTGGTAGAGATTTTAGAATAAGATTTTTTCGCATAGCCTCAATGTAGAGCAACAAAAGAGTCACTGTTGCATTTTTTTACTATGAATCTGTTTGCAAACAATTATAATCAAATAATGGTAATCAAAGGTATGAATTTCTCTAAATGAATACTCTGATGATCTGATCTGATATATAAACAAAACAGtggaaaaggagaggaaaaaaaatgaagaaaaagaatcaaagaaatccATCATCCGATAGTTTCTATAAACCAGTGTCTCCTACCATCATCAGCAGTTGATCCAGCTGGGTAGTTTATACTAGTTAAGGCCTTTAGGGTGCCATAAAAGCCCAATCGGCCCAAACCTACCTTAACCCGCCTTGGGCATGGGGTAAGCACTCAGCCCTACACTGGGGCTGCGCTTGGGATGGAATTTTCAAGCCCGATGCAGGGCCGGGTCTGGGTTGAGGATGGCCCAGCCCAACCAAATGTATGCAATAAAtgtatatttttaaatataataaatatattacaTTCCTacattaatatataatatatcatACTTTTTAAATGTCTTTATTTACTATCAACAACTTTTTGTCATCACACTACCCACATCTATctttactcttctttttttttttttttttgggaagacaTTGTTGGCTTTCAAAGTTTGAGAATGAGCAGGTTGATGGTCTCTCTCTCATCCAAACGGCAATATAGAGGGACTCTCATGGTCTATTAGGGCCAACCTGGCCCAATTAGGGCTGGGCTAAGTTGGGCTGATCCTAACAGAATTGAGCTTGGGCTCAACCTAAACTAGAATTTGGCTGGCCTGGgctgagttaagagaccttacaAGGGTTAGGCTTTAAAACCCAGCCCAATTCagcccattgacacccttaatgctattctctctctctctctctctctctctcactcagtGAAATTACATATCCTCCCCTATTGTCGGGGGACAAAGACAGACACAAGATGGTGCTAGCATATGCTATGTAGCCCAATAGGGAAATCAATTGCATTTAATCATAAGGGCCGAGTTTCCCTTCACCTAtggtgaaagaaaaattttcttcaacATGGCCATTGGTAATTGGTAATAGCAGATTGCATTAGGGAGGGGTAATTTCATAAATAGGGATGAGAATGTAATGATGACAGCGGACATCAATCATGGGGCCACATCACTTTTCCAAAAAGAATTATTCCTTTACAATAGGggaaggaaaactcaatccacTATTAAATTGGGACCAAGTATTTCTTCAATCATGGTCAAGGGAGAACCTTTGAATGGTGTACATACAGTATCATACAATAGTGAGGGATATTATTGATCATTCCTAAACAAGGGTAGATATTTATGGCCATTGTTGGCTGAAAGAGAGGTGCTtcgaaggaaaactttctccatggTTATCTATGTTTTGCTAAGACTGGACTAATTGATTTCTAAATAATGATGTAAGGGTACTCGAAAGCAAGAACAAATTTTCTTTATCTATCTACAAGTACTGCAAGAAGATTGGTGAAACAAAGATATTGGTTCTGGGGATTAAATAAGCTCTTCTTGGATATAGAGTCATTCTAAAATTCCCATGCATCCCTGACCTTTTTTGGGTTGGCTACACAATTCTCTTCTATActataatttctttaaattctgTGGTTGTAGAAAATCTCACACACCTGGGCCAAGGAAGTGTTAAGTGATATTGATGGCCTCACAGAAGAGAGAGTGGATGAAGCACCGAACAAGTTTCTAAAGGATTTTAAGGATACTCAAGGCTGGCCTGCCTCTGATATGTCCAAAGCAGCTTTGAATGCTTACACAAGGGTTCTATCAAAAAAGTTTCCCAAATTCCGGATAAATTGTGTCTGCCCAGGTTATGTCAAAACTGACTTTAACCTCAACACAGGGATATCTACTATTGAAGAAGGTGCAGCAGGTCCTGTTAAGTTGGCTTTGTTGCCCGATGATGGACCTTCTGGGCTATTCTTTTTCCAGAAGGAAGTGACTTCTTTTGATTGAATATTGCTCAAGATTCCTTCTGCGCTGTTCTTGTTCCAGAAGTACTGTTCTTATTTTGGTTGAATGTTGTTCAAGATCGTCTTCCTGAGAGAGAATGAAGCTGGAATGAACTTGTTTCCATACATTGTTCTTTGTTTCTATGTATTAAGCATTTGTCCAATGATAAAATGAAGAAAGGTACAATTGGTACTGAACCAAATCTTGATTTGTTACAGTTATTAAATTCTTATTTTGCTCGGTTAGATTTGTTCCTTTCTATTACCTTCGATTGAAgaactcacaaaaaaaaaaaaaaaaaaaaaaaaaaaaaaagaggattaaAGGCTCTTAATGTTGGCAGGAACCCAATTCTGCTGTGGAAGGGATCAGATTgggcataaatgaaaataaatagtcttattaataaatcggatttgatggacatacataaTCAACACTTAATTCAAGTACCCAGTACTATGTGCTTAAAATGGAGAATTTATGCATTTTCCAATGATCTGATCTATAACCAAAACagcgaaaagaaaaaataaagaaatccaTCACAGAAAGATCAATTTGACCGTTACTGTAAACCAGAAAGTCTTCCACCATCATCAACAATAGTATCAATATTTAACTagagaaagaatgctatcaAGGTACGTAGCGTAAGCTAGTGCCTCcatgtttctccttttcctctttcctatgaaatgacatatctgccACTACTATCAGAGGAGAGATGAATACAGGGAGGCACCAACGTAAGCTACATAGCCGGATAGGGAACTTAATCtcatttaactatttttttaagatCAACATGGCTATGGTTAATCGGTTCCATCAAATTACATCAGCGTGAGTTAATTTCAACTTTATAAAAATAAGAGGTATGAGTGTAATGATGACAAAAGGCACCAATCATGAGCTAACACATCACATATATACTCTAGCTATTTCAAATGATGTCCATGAGATATCGTGCAATGGTGGGAGTTATTTTGGATCTTTCATAAATAGAGGCGGATATTTATTGACATTgatggtttgatggttcttgaCCACACAAGGTCAAGGAAAAGCTTTACCTATTAAATTGGGTTTTCATGGTTTGCTCCTACTGGACTAACTGATTTATATATAATgatgtttttttctcttttggcaGAATTTATAAAAGACTTAACTAAATTAGACCTTGTATTATGGCGAGATTGC
Coding sequences within:
- the LOC122066566 gene encoding salutaridine reductase-like, yielding MTGTNTNSASKRLAVVTGANKGIGLEICRQLASNGVAVVLTARDENRGVEAVEKLKGSGLSDVVFHQLEVTDPASIASLALFIKTQFGKLDILVNNAGVNGAIFDDAGLAAIMAVGDSQEVRAAKFKQLARQTCETGLECLQVNYYGTKKVTEALLPLLQLSDSPRIVNVSSSQGKLQRISHTWVKEVLSDIDGLTEERVDEALTKYLKDFREGLIDTQGWPAYSISKAALNTYTRILSKKLPKFRINCVGPGFVKTDLNCNTGEFTVEEGAAGPVKLALLTDDGPSGLFFYQKEVSSF